Genomic window (Clostridia bacterium):
CGGGTCCAGAAACGCGTAGAGGATGTCCACGACCAGGTTCACGACCGAGTAGATCAGCGCCGCCACGAGCGTCACGCCCAGCACGGCCGGCACGTCGATGCTGATCACGGAAAGCGTGGCGTATCGGCCCACGCCGGGCCAGGCGAAGATCGTCTCCGTGAGGACCGCGCCCTGCAGAAGGCTTCCGTACGTGAGGCCGATGACCGTCACGGTCGGGATGAGGGCGTTGCGCAGGGCGTGGCGCAGCACCACCTGCCGCACGCCCAGCCCCTTGGCCCAGGCGGTGCGCACGAAGTCCGTGTTCAGCACTTCCAGAAGGCTGCTGCGGACCATGCGCGCGATGATGCCGGCGGACGACCAGCCCAGCACCGTGGCCGGCATGATGAGGTGCTTGAGGCCGTCCCAGAACGCCGTCCAGCGTCCCGTGAGGAGCGCGTCGACGACCACCATGCCCGTGATCCGCGGCGGAGGCGTCACGTAAGGGCTGAGCTGGCCGGGGCCGGGCAGCCACCCGAGGGCCACGTAGAAGACGGCCAAGCCCAGGAGGGCCGTGTAGAACACGGGCAGCGAGACGCCCCCCAGCGCGAAGATGCGCGCCAGGTGATCCGGCCAGCGGTTTCTGTACACGGCGGAGACGACGCCCGTGGGGATGCCCACGAGGATCGCGATGAGAATCGCGGCCGTGGACAATTCGATGGTGGCCGGCAGGTAGCGCGCGAGATCCTCGGCCACCGGGCGCTGATCGGCGATCGACACGCCGAGCTCCCCATGCAGCAGGCCCTTCACGTACAGCAGGTACTGGACCGGAAGCGGCTTGTCCAGGCCGAGCTCATGGTAGACCCGGTCCACCACCTCCTGCGGCGCCCGGTCGCCGACCAGCGCCAGCACCGGGTTCACCGGGACCACGTGCGTCAACGTGAAGGTGACGAGCGTCACCCCGAAGAGGACGAGGACCATGAGGAGCAGCCGCCGGAGTATGTACGTGACGAGCGACAAGGGCGCCTGAGCCTCCCGAACATCGCGGACCCAGCGCGGGGACCCGGGGTCCCCGCGCCGCCGTCCCGTTTCCGCCGGGGCTACTGTCCCTTGACGATCTGCCAGTAGCCCACGCCGTTGACGTGGTCGTAGTTGAAGTTCTTCAGCTTCGCGGAGTAGACGAAGACGACGTCAGGCTGGTAGATGATGGCGAACGGCCCCTGCGCCGCCTCGAGATTGTTGA
Coding sequences:
- a CDS encoding ABC transporter permease gives rise to the protein MSLVTYILRRLLLMVLVLFGVTLVTFTLTHVVPVNPVLALVGDRAPQEVVDRVYHELGLDKPLPVQYLLYVKGLLHGELGVSIADQRPVAEDLARYLPATIELSTAAILIAILVGIPTGVVSAVYRNRWPDHLARIFALGGVSLPVFYTALLGLAVFYVALGWLPGPGQLSPYVTPPPRITGMVVVDALLTGRWTAFWDGLKHLIMPATVLGWSSAGIIARMVRSSLLEVLNTDFVRTAWAKGLGVRQVVLRHALRNALIPTVTVIGLTYGSLLQGAVLTETIFAWPGVGRYATLSVISIDVPAVLGVTLVAALIYSVVNLVVDILYAFLDPRIRFR